In one Zalophus californianus isolate mZalCal1 chromosome 10, mZalCal1.pri.v2, whole genome shotgun sequence genomic region, the following are encoded:
- the IGSF8 gene encoding immunoglobulin superfamily member 8: MGALGPSPRLPPPLLLLMLGVQCFAREVLVPEGPLYRVAGTAISISCNVSNYEGPAQQNFEWFFYRPEAPEAALGIVSTRDTGFSYAVFGPRVAAGEVQVQRLQGDAVVLKIARLQAQDAGIYECYTPSTDARYLGSYSGKVELRVLPDALQVSATPPGPRGRQAPTSPPRLTVHEGQELALGCLARTSTQEHTHLAVSFGRAVPETPVGRATLQEVVGLRPDLAVEAGAPYAERLAAGELRLSKEGAERYRMVVGGAQADDAGTYHCTAAEWIQDPDGSWAQIAEKRAVLAHVDVQTLSSQLAVAVGPGERRIGPGEPLELLCNVSGALPPPGRHAAYSVGWEMAPAGAPGPGRLVAQLDTEGVGSLGPGYEGRHIAMEKVASRTYRLRLGAARPGDAGTYRCLAKAYVRGSGARLREAASARSRPLPVHVREEGVVLEAVAWLAGGTVYRGETASLLCNISVRGGPPGLRLAASWWVERPKDGELSSGPAQLVGGVGQDGVAELGVRPGGGPVSVELVGPRSHRLRLHGLGPEDEGVYHCAPSAWVQHADYSWYQAGSARSGPVTVYPYTHALDTLFVPLLVGAGVALVTGATVLGTITCCFMKRLRKR, encoded by the exons ATGGGCGCCCTCGGTCCCTCGCCGcggctgccgccgccgctgctgctgctaATGCTGG GAGTCCAGTGCTTTGCCCGGGAGGTGCTGGTCCCCGAGGGGCCCCTGTACCGCGTGGCTGGCACGGCCATCTCCATCTCCTGCAATGTGAGCAACTACGAGGGCCCTGCCCAGCAGAACTTCGAGTGGTTCTTCTACAGGCCTGAGGCCCCCGAGGCTGCGCTGGGCATTGTCAGTACCAGGGATACCGGGTTCTCTTACGCCGTCTTCGGGCCCCGCGTGGCAGCTGGTGAGGTGCAGGTGCAGCGTCTACAGGGGGATGCCGTGGTGCTCAAGATTGCCCGCCTCCAGGCCCAGGATGCGGGCATTTACGAGTGCTATACGCCCTCCACTGACGCTCGCTACCTGGGCAGCTACAGCGGCAAGGTGGAGCTCAGAG TTCTTCCAGATGCGCTGCAGGTGTCTGCTACCCCCCCGGGGCCCCGAGGCCGCCAGGCCCCGACGTCACCCCCTCGGCTGACAGTGCACGAGGGGCAGGAGCTGGCCCTGGGCTGCCTGGCGCGGACCAGCACACAGGAGCACACACACCTGGCGGTGTCCTTCGGGAGAGCGGTGCCTGAGACGCCAGTGGGGCGAGCCACTCTGCAGGAAGTGGTGGGGCTCCGGCCGGACTTGGCTGTGGAGGCCGGGGCTCCCTATGCCGAGCGGCTGGCTGCAGGGGAGCTGCGGCTGAGCAAGGAGGGAGCTGAACGGTACCGCATGGTGGTGGGGGGCGCCCAGGCGGATGACGCGGGCACCTACCACTGCACGGCGGCCGAGTGGATTCAGGATCCCGATGGCAGCTGGGCCCAGATCGCGGAGAAGAGAGCGGTCCTGGCCCACGTGGACGTGCAGACACTGT CCAGCCAGCTGGCAGTGGCAGTGGGGCCTGGGGAGCGTCGGATCGGCCCGGGGGAACCCTTGGAACTGCTGTGCAACGTGTCAGGGGCCCTGCCCCCACCGGGCCGCCATGCCGCCTACTCCGTGGGCTGGGAGATGGCCCCTGCGGGGGCGCCGGGGCCTGGCCGCCTGGTAGCCCAGCTGGACACAGAGGGTGTGGGCAGCCTGGGCCCTGGCTACGAGGGCCGGCACATTGCCATGGAGAAGGTGGCGTCCAGAACCTACCGCCTCCGGCTGGGGGCTGCCAGGCCCGGTGATGCGGGCACCTACCGCTGCCTTGCCAAGGCCTACGTCCGAGGGTCTGGGGCTCGGCTTCGAGAAGCAGCCAGTGCCCGCTCCCGGCCGCTCCCCGTGCACGTGCGGGAGGAAG GCGTGGTGCTAGAGGCCGTGGCATGGCTGGCGGGAGGCACCGTGTACCGTGGGGAGacggcctccctgctctgcaacATCTCCGTGCGGGGCGGCCCCCCAGGGCTGCGGCTGGCTGCCAGCTGGTGGGTGGAGCGGCCCAAGGACGGGGAGCTGAGCTCTGGCCCTGCCCAGCTGGTGGGCGGTGTGGGCCAGGACGGTGTGGCGGAGCTGGGGGTCCGGCCTGGAGGAGGCCCTGTCAGCGTGGAGCTGGTGGGGCCCCGAAGCCATCGGCTGCGGCTGCACGGCTTGGGGCCCGAGGACGAAGGCGTGTACCACTGCGCCCCCAGCGCCTGGGTGCAGCATGCCGACTACAGCTGGTACCAGGCAGGCAGTGCCCGCTCGGGGCCCGTCACGGTGTACCCCTACACGCACG CCCTGGACACCCTGTTTGTGCCCCTGCTGGTGGGTGCCGGGGTCGCCCTAGTCACCGGCGCCACCGTCCTTGGCACCATCACCTGCTGCTTCATGAAGAGGCTGCGAAAACGGTGA